The genomic region GTTCGAAGGAGGGTTTTTGTCCTCTACTGTCATTCCGGTTTAAACGAGAGCATGATTGCAACTTGGTTCCTCGTTGTGGAAGAGGAAGTCGCGGATACACATGTCTGTGAAATACATTGTAATCTATAAATTTGATAACCGAATAGTGCTATCTATACATCCCTTGCATATAATCGATCAGTCTTTTTACAAGCCTTCTCTTATTGTAGCCAATCCTCTCTTCTGTCTACCATCCTCAAAGTTTTCCCCGTCTAACCATTGCTCGAATGCTTTACGGATGTTCATCCATTCTTTGTCGATTATTGAGAACCACTGGGTGTCTCGAGTCCGACCCTTGTACACGACCACTTGCCGAAAGGTTCCCTCGTGCTTGAACCCCAGGCGCATCGCCGCCCTCCTGGATGGCCCATTTAGACTATCGCACTTCCACTCGTATCTCCTGTACTGTAAAACGTCAAACACatatttcatcaaaagGAATTGGGCCTCAGTAGCGATTACTGTCTTCTGTAACTCCGGTGAAAAAACTACATATCCAACTTCAAGCGAACCATTGGCTTCATCGATCCTTATGAGGCAAAGTGTACCAACGGCACAGCCAGTCCTTTCATGAATAATTGCGTAAGGCACGGTGtcttcagtttcattaAGTTCATCGATGAACTGTAGGTATTCGTCGACGTTGTTGAACGGACCGACAGGCAAATATGTCCACAAGCGTTGACCCGCTTTAGCATACGCACTAAAGAGCTGCAATCCGTGCTTTTCCTTGTCAAGCGGTTCCAGTCTACAGTGGTTGCCTTTCAAGACGACTTCTTGTGGGAAGACCCTGGTTGTCCAGCCATCGACGTCTGCACCGACTTCTTGCCCAAACTCATTTATATTCGCCatactttttcttattgaaGGGCTCTACATCCACTTTCGAGACCGAGAAGCTGTTGGATACGCTGACCCAGGAATATGGCTCGAGCAATGCATTAATCACGAAAAGCGTGTTACACTAGCGCCAAATCTACGGATACACAAGAGGCACTAACCCTCGCGAACAGATGCAATTAAGTCTATTTAACGAAGGCCGTAGCAACGTTACAACAGGGTGTAATAATAGCTTGATCGAGATAATGTAATATTTGCTGTTACAATAGTTCCAAGCTCAGCGAACGTGAGAGAAGCCAAAGAGAATTAAACCTAACTCACATGCACATCACAGCCTGAAATGTATGTATCTCGGCCGCTCATACCAAGACCGCGTCCGATCGAGAGAGCAAAGAGTCATGTCCTACTGCAAGCGATGGATCGGACACCTTCTGTGACACTATTATGACCATAGCTGGTCTATAGGTGCAGTCACGAATCCGGcctatttcttcaataactgTCTGTCTACTAGTGATTAATCTCCGTTTCCTTATTGAAATTTGGGTTTGTTTTCAGCGATGGATTGTGAGTCGCGCGGGCGGGCCGGGccgttttcttttcctgaAAAATAACGAGAAAgagcaagagaaaaaaagtataaataGTGCACTGTTTTCCCATTTGACGTTTagtgaaaaactttttctgaAAACTTTCTGCTGAGCATTTAGGCGGAGAATCTTGGTGGACTTTCTCAGTTTTATGGGCCTGTGTATTTTAGCTGGCGTACTGggaacttttttcttctcttattATTTATGTACGTAAACTCTAAAAGACTCTTTTACTGTCATCAACGCATTAAGTATCATTGCTGCAATTGATAACTCTGAAAACACGTAAAAAACAATGGCTGCTATTAGAGAGTACACGACTGCTTCGGAAGTTGCCAAGAGGATGCCTCGACTGGATGGTTTGTCAGTCCAGGAACTGATGGACTCCAAGACCAGAGGTGGGTTGACTTATAACGATTTTTTGGTCTTGCCAGGCTTGGTCGACTTCCCGTCCTCTGAGGTTAGCCTGGAGACTAAGTTGACCAGGAATATCAATTTGAAGACCCCTTTCGTTTCCTCTCCAATGGACACTGTTACCGAATCAGAGATGGCCATCTTCATGGCTCTGTCGGGTGGTATTGGTTTCATTCACCATAACTGCGCTCCCGAGGAGCAAGCTGCCATGGTCAGAAGAGTCAAGAACTATGAAAATGGGTTTATTGACAACCCTGTAGTGATTTCTCCAACGACCACGGTTGGTGAAGCTAAGAGCATGAAGGAGAAGTATGGGTTTGCAGGCTTCCCTGTGACGGAAGATGGCAAGAGAAATGCGAAGTTGGTGGGTGTCATCACTTCTCGTGATATACAATTCGTTGAGGACGACTCTTTACTCGTTCAGGATGTCATGACCAAGAACCCTGTTACCGGTTTACAGGGTATTACCTTGTCTGAGGGTAATGAAgttttaaagaaaaccaaaaaggGTAAGCTGTTGATTGTTGACGACAGGGGTCATTTGGTGTCCATGCTTTCCAGGACtgacttgaagaagaacgaaAACTTCCCGTTAGCTTCCAAGTCTGGCAGCAGCAAGCAATTGCTATGCGGCGCTTCTGTAGGCACTATGGACTCTGATAGGGAGAGACTAGGCCTGTTGGTGGAAGCTGGCTTGGACGTGGTTATCTTAGATTCATCGCAAGGCAACTCGATTTTCCAGTTGAACATGCTCGAATGGGTGAAAGAGAGTTTCCCAGGGTTGGAAGTCATCGCTGGTAACGTTGTCACCAGG from Saccharomyces mikatae IFO 1815 strain IFO1815 genome assembly, chromosome: 7 harbors:
- the SMKI07G3220 gene encoding uncharacterized protein; this encodes MAAIREYTTASEVAKRMPRLDGLSVQELMDSKTRGGLTYNDFLVLPGLVDFPSSEVSLETKLTRNINLKTPFVSSPMDTVTESEMAIFMALSGGIGFIHHNCAPEEQAAMVRRVKNYENGFIDNPVVISPTTTVGEAKSMKEKYGFAGFPVTEDGKRNAKLVGVITSRDIQFVEDDSLLVQDVMTKNPVTGLQGITLSEGNEVLKKTKKGKLLIVDDRGHLVSMLSRTDLKKNENFPLASKSGSSKQLLCGASVGTMDSDRERLGLLVEAGLDVVILDSSQGNSIFQLNMLEWVKESFPGLEVIAGNVVTREQAANLVAAGADGLRIGMGTGSICITQEVMACGRPQGTAVYNVCEFANQFGVPCMADGGVQNIGHIMKALALGSSTVMMGGMLAGATESPGDYFYQDGERLKVYRGMGSIDAMQKTGSKGNASTSRYFSESDSVLVAQGVAGAVVDKGSIKKFIPYLYNGLQHSCQDIGCKTLTLLKENVQRGKVRFEFRTASAQVEGGVNNLYSYEKRLHN
- the SMKI07G3210 gene encoding GNAT family N-acetyltransferase, which codes for MANINEFGQEVGADVDGWTTRVFPQEVVLKGNHCRLEPLDKEKHGLQLFSAYAKAGQRLWTYLPVGPFNNVDEYLQFIDELNETEDTVPYAIIHERTGCAVGTLCLIRIDEANGSLEVGYVVFSPELQKTVIATEAQFLLMKYVFDVLQYRRYEWKCDSLNGPSRRAAMRLGFKHEGTFRQVVVYKGRTRDTQWFSIIDKEWMNIRKAFEQWLDGENFEDGRQKRGLATIREGL